The Paracoccus aminophilus JCM 7686 genome window below encodes:
- a CDS encoding M23 family metallopeptidase, giving the protein MIDIDPQFRKMGSGARRRRQRLGLVRGAALALALVGAGAGIWHFLPGRAVDGGDLDQQIVQTESEFDIAPVVRGDAFTDIAGDPMIIPGEEASDEAGRQLSGPTELSPIRVGQPAPDRLTLVAEDLYQRGRRLVAALPTTREEFALFQAERSRDRQLNASGAAGLPDGAGVSVDAEGRQSSSVAFIRDSGMRSPLWQDLLLQIRVPSDIVTLLTDNGFDRTTAERVQARMVAQLQIRPELPRGSLLALRYRLQAGAREVLQLSLYESGRYVGSLAVGAAGQLVTGADPWTDQPLLDQSGEDDEAGDRPQYRLLDVIYSAALRNGVPSPVIGEAIALMAKVQDLDAFAAEGDQLKLVYANRPGPGADAAGQVLFIGVTGPSGTKSCYVVPRREGGYECYAPGARVVVADQPGMATPVSGVLSTRFSPPAGGKGGVVVWQAPQGAAVSSVTAGRVAEVTGADAAGSTVRIDHADGLSSLYLGLADLDPAVRPGADLAGGAMLGKVASGAGLTFQLTKSGKPVDPVPYLTGGTEVLASNAVELLISRIIHVESGGNVAAKNPLSTATGLGQFIEGTWLRMMSTYRPDLVQSMDRGQLLDLRLEPALSRQMVRALAQENEAFLRARGHQITPGNLYLAHFLGPLGASQVLSADPEARVGDVMGQGVVSANPFLSGYTIADLRNWAARKMSATGVSAAVPEAMPVKASPEVERFVALMDAILAPKQP; this is encoded by the coding sequence ATGATCGACATCGATCCGCAGTTTCGCAAAATGGGCTCTGGCGCGCGGCGCAGGCGGCAGCGGCTTGGGCTGGTGCGGGGGGCGGCTTTGGCGCTGGCTCTGGTCGGCGCGGGGGCCGGGATCTGGCATTTTTTACCCGGACGCGCGGTCGACGGCGGCGATCTCGATCAGCAGATCGTGCAGACCGAAAGCGAATTCGACATTGCGCCGGTGGTGCGTGGCGATGCCTTCACCGATATCGCGGGCGATCCGATGATCATCCCCGGCGAAGAGGCCAGCGACGAGGCCGGTCGCCAGCTCTCTGGCCCGACCGAGCTCAGCCCGATCCGCGTCGGTCAGCCCGCGCCCGACCGGCTGACGCTCGTGGCCGAGGATCTTTACCAGCGCGGCCGCCGTCTCGTCGCCGCTTTGCCGACCACGCGCGAGGAATTCGCGCTGTTTCAGGCCGAGCGCAGCCGCGACCGCCAGCTGAACGCCTCGGGCGCGGCGGGCCTGCCGGACGGGGCCGGGGTCAGCGTCGATGCCGAGGGTCGTCAAAGCTCAAGCGTCGCCTTCATTCGCGATTCCGGGATGCGAAGCCCCTTGTGGCAGGACCTGCTTTTGCAAATCCGCGTGCCCTCGGACATCGTGACCCTGCTGACCGATAATGGCTTTGATCGCACCACTGCCGAGCGGGTTCAGGCGCGGATGGTCGCGCAATTGCAGATCAGGCCCGAGCTGCCGCGCGGTTCGCTGTTGGCGCTGCGCTACCGGCTTCAGGCGGGCGCGCGCGAGGTCTTGCAGCTCTCGCTTTACGAGTCCGGGCGCTATGTCGGCTCGCTCGCGGTCGGGGCGGCGGGCCAGCTTGTGACCGGCGCCGATCCCTGGACCGATCAGCCGCTTCTCGACCAATCCGGCGAGGACGATGAGGCTGGCGATCGCCCGCAATACCGGCTGCTCGACGTGATCTATTCCGCCGCGCTGCGCAATGGCGTGCCCAGCCCGGTCATCGGCGAGGCGATTGCGCTGATGGCCAAAGTGCAGGATCTCGATGCCTTCGCCGCCGAGGGCGATCAGCTGAAGCTCGTCTATGCCAACCGCCCCGGACCGGGCGCGGATGCGGCGGGGCAGGTGTTGTTCATTGGCGTGACCGGGCCCTCGGGGACGAAAAGCTGCTATGTCGTGCCGCGTCGTGAGGGCGGTTATGAATGCTATGCGCCGGGCGCGCGGGTGGTGGTGGCCGATCAACCCGGCATGGCAACGCCGGTGTCGGGGGTCTTGTCCACGCGCTTCTCGCCCCCCGCCGGGGGCAAGGGCGGCGTGGTCGTCTGGCAGGCGCCGCAGGGAGCTGCGGTGTCCAGCGTGACGGCGGGCCGGGTCGCCGAAGTGACCGGAGCCGATGCGGCGGGTTCAACCGTGCGGATCGACCACGCCGATGGGCTCTCGAGCCTCTATCTCGGGCTTGCGGATCTCGATCCCGCCGTGCGGCCGGGGGCCGATCTGGCGGGCGGGGCGATGCTTGGCAAGGTCGCTTCGGGGGCGGGGCTGACCTTCCAGCTGACCAAATCCGGCAAGCCGGTCGATCCCGTGCCCTATCTGACCGGCGGCACCGAGGTGCTGGCCTCGAATGCGGTCGAGCTGCTGATTTCGCGCATCATCCATGTCGAAAGCGGCGGCAATGTGGCGGCGAAAAACCCGCTCTCGACCGCGACCGGCCTTGGCCAGTTCATCGAGGGCACCTGGCTGCGGATGATGAGCACCTATCGTCCCGATCTGGTGCAAAGCATGGATCGCGGCCAATTGCTGGACCTGCGCCTCGAACCGGCCTTGTCGCGCCAGATGGTGCGGGCCTTGGCGCAGGAAAACGAGGCTTTCCTGCGCGCGCGTGGCCATCAGATCACGCCGGGCAACCTCTATCTTGCGCATTTTCTCGGCCCGCTTGGCGCCAGTCAGGTCCTAAGCGCCGATCCCGAGGCGCGCGTCGGCGATGTCATGGGGCAGGGCGTGGTCAGCGCGAACCCCTTCCTTTCGGGCTATACGATCGCCGATCTGCGAAACTGGGCCGCGCGCAAGATGTCGGCGACCGGGGTGAGCGCGGCTGTCCCCGAGGCGATGCCGGTCAAAGCCTCGCCCGAGGTCGAGCGGTTCGTGGCGCTGATGGATGCGATTCTCGCACCGAAACAACCCTGA
- a CDS encoding ExbD/TolR family protein has product MAGAETQAVRKIELPRSTRRYRFSLTPLADTMFQLLVFFMLSANMVPYSLLTIRTGALAGGGTGAQTAASGTGSATPELADPSATAVWSVNADSIVANGQRFGLDRIPTLAEALRQQGTGEVLLVSQKGATVQMLVSILEILAENQITAVRVADGAAL; this is encoded by the coding sequence ATGGCGGGCGCAGAGACACAAGCGGTCCGCAAGATCGAGCTGCCGCGCTCGACCCGGCGGTATCGCTTTTCGCTGACGCCGCTGGCTGACACGATGTTCCAGCTTCTCGTCTTCTTCATGCTCTCGGCCAATATGGTGCCCTATTCGCTGCTGACCATCCGCACCGGCGCGCTGGCGGGGGGTGGCACGGGAGCCCAGACCGCCGCGAGCGGCACGGGCTCTGCCACGCCCGAGCTTGCCGATCCGAGTGCGACGGCGGTCTGGTCGGTGAATGCCGACAGCATCGTCGCGAATGGCCAGCGCTTCGGGCTCGACCGCATCCCGACGCTGGCCGAGGCGCTGCGCCAGCAGGGCACGGGCGAGGTGCTTCTGGTCTCGCAAAAGGGCGCGACCGTGCAGATGCTGGTCTCGATCCTTGAGATTCTTGCCGAGAACCAGATTACCGCCGTCCGCGTTGCCGATGGGGCCGCGCTGTGA
- a CDS encoding MotA/TolQ/ExbB proton channel family protein has product MFLPANFADLTAPTIIVFICLGTLSVMTVTVVIYKILQFRRMGLGRHRLADDILDDWLNGRPNEAVRKAGTSDSVLARVLNAVMSGLRARPGDSGYGEELGRQTALFELTAMGTRMRMLEAVVQGAPMLGLLGTVIGMIDAFGNLAASQQMADPRLLANGIWTALTTTALGLAIALVAYFFANWLEGRIEDERLTIEMVISAAIHGRVGAAQAR; this is encoded by the coding sequence ATGTTTCTGCCTGCGAATTTCGCGGATCTCACCGCGCCGACGATCATTGTTTTCATCTGCCTCGGCACTTTGTCGGTGATGACGGTCACGGTGGTGATCTACAAGATCCTGCAATTCCGCCGCATGGGTCTGGGCCGCCATCGGCTCGCCGATGACATCCTCGATGACTGGCTGAACGGGCGCCCGAACGAGGCGGTGCGCAAGGCCGGGACAAGCGACTCGGTGCTGGCGCGGGTGCTGAATGCGGTCATGTCGGGCTTGCGCGCCCGGCCCGGCGACAGCGGCTATGGCGAAGAGCTGGGTCGCCAGACCGCGCTTTTCGAGCTGACCGCAATGGGCACGCGGATGCGAATGCTTGAGGCGGTGGTTCAGGGCGCGCCGATGCTCGGGCTTCTGGGCACGGTCATCGGCATGATCGACGCTTTCGGCAATCTTGCCGCCTCGCAGCAGATGGCCGATCCGCGCCTGCTCGCGAACGGCATCTGGACCGCGTTGACGACGACCGCGCTTGGCCTTGCCATCGCGCTGGTCGCCTATTTCTTCGCCAACTGGCTGGAGGGCCGGATCGAGGATGAGCGGCTGACCATCGAAATGGTGATCTCGGCCGCGATCCATGGCCGGGTTGGCGCCGCGCAGGCGCGTTGA
- a CDS encoding ExbD/TolR family protein has product MTVNLPKRRKLIGIDVSLAIVNIVLLLIFFFVVSGQEFSQAREIDLSETSRLPLDRLPKPILVIDRAGGWSLDGTPVEPELLSLALPGVAEGGDLFLMIDRRAPASQLIAVLNRPELKPYRLRLVTVRQGSAP; this is encoded by the coding sequence GTGACCGTCAACCTGCCCAAACGCCGCAAGCTGATCGGCATCGACGTTTCGCTGGCGATCGTCAATATCGTGCTTTTGCTGATCTTTTTCTTCGTGGTCTCGGGGCAGGAGTTTTCCCAAGCGCGCGAAATCGACCTGTCCGAGACCTCGCGCCTGCCGCTTGATCGCCTGCCGAAGCCCATTCTGGTGATCGACCGCGCCGGAGGCTGGAGCCTTGACGGCACGCCGGTCGAGCCCGAGCTTTTGTCGCTCGCTTTGCCCGGCGTGGCCGAGGGAGGCGATCTCTTCCTGATGATCGACCGCCGCGCCCCCGCCAGCCAGTTGATCGCCGTCTTGAACCGGCCCGAGCTGAAGCCCTACCGCTTGCGGCTGGTGACAGTTCGCCAAGGCAGCGCGCCATGA
- a CDS encoding DUF1036 domain-containing protein produces the protein MRLGGGAVLSGCVLAGWLVSGLPALAAFKLCNQSYDVLNIAIAQPGPEQAAADDFVTRGWWRVAPNQCATLVREPLKTRFLYVFATDVFGKEALSGAIPLCVGTRRFVIERQGDCLLRGFLDARFLEVDTTDQSDWTVFVSPRPS, from the coding sequence ATGAGACTGGGGGGCGGAGCGGTGCTGTCGGGGTGCGTCCTCGCCGGGTGGCTGGTCTCTGGCCTGCCTGCGCTTGCGGCATTCAAGCTGTGCAATCAATCCTATGATGTGCTCAATATCGCGATCGCCCAGCCGGGCCCCGAACAGGCGGCTGCCGATGATTTCGTGACGCGCGGCTGGTGGCGAGTCGCGCCGAATCAATGCGCGACCTTGGTGCGCGAGCCGCTGAAAACCCGGTTTCTCTATGTCTTCGCCACCGATGTTTTCGGCAAAGAGGCGCTGTCGGGCGCCATTCCGCTCTGCGTCGGCACGCGTCGTTTCGTGATCGAGCGGCAGGGCGATTGCCTGCTGCGCGGCTTTCTCGATGCCCGTTTCCTTGAGGTCGATACCACCGACCAAAGCGATTGGACGGTCTTCGTCTCGCCGAGGCCGAGCTGA